A segment of the Triticum urartu cultivar G1812 chromosome 1, Tu2.1, whole genome shotgun sequence genome:
AGGACGAACACCATAATCACTGACCAATCGTTCCGAGGAAGGACCATGGAATTTACTCCTCAACCGACCATGACTAAACAAAACACCATACAAATAACCCTCATTGCACTGAAAAGCAAGATCAGTATCTTCATCACCCCTTCTTATGGCTAAAGCCCTGCACTCCTCGATGTAACGAGCAAGATGAGCTCTAACACTGCACGGAACATACTGCACAACAAACCAAAACAAGGATCATAATCAAAACCTAAACAGCATGAGCAGCACCAAAAGAAATAAAAGTGTGTGCCAAAAATTGAACAATTATAAAATGATATTCTTACAACACGCCTCCAACAACGCCGATCTAGGACCACACTGAACCCATCTACAGAAGAATCAACAGAAGAACACGGGCCACCAGGCATACGGCAAAAAGGACAAGCCATAACTGCAAGAAACATAATGATTATCAAGAACTAATCACACAAAACCCAGTTGAAACTTGACATCTGATAGTGTTGGTAGTCCCCACTCGTAACTACCCCATAAATCTCCATATCCCGGAAATATAATGGGAACAAAAAGAGAAACCCGAAAGGGAAACAGGGAACCCACGAAGGCAACCGGTAGGGAACGGAGATCACGCGAACGGGGAAGCGCGGTCGACGCTAAAGAAGGACCGTCGTAAAACCAGGCAACAAGCGCGCCGGCCGGGACAGGGGCCGCCGTAACCACGCGACAAGAGCGGCGGCCGCGACGGACGAAGACGACGACAAAGAAAGAACGGTGCTCCACGACGGTTCGCCCACACCAGAGAGAAAACAGATCTCAAAACAGATCAAAAGGTTTTACAAAACATTAAAAGTATAAGGACTAAagtgaaaaaaaggaaaaaccaCAAAGGGAAACCAGAAACCGAAAAACACGGGAGAAGCCGTGCGCGCGACAAGTGTCACGCGCGGATCGCATCAGAAAAGTCTCCCGACCCTCCGCGCGTGACACTTGGCGCGCGCGGAGCGCTCCCCGACTAATCGTTGCGAGGAGCGCTGCTCAATTAGTGATTTCGAGGTTCCGTACCCTGCAAGTCATCCCCGGCAAGTAGGATTCCCGTCGCTGTGGGCCTACAAGACCTCCTATGTAGCGCCTTATGCACCAATAGGATCAACCCGGCGCTCACGCCATTCCTCGCGTGGGCCGGCCCTCCAACGTGAGCTGGTGGCTAGCTCGGGTCGCTTCGTTTTTTTTTGCCAAGTTATCGGTTGACTATATGTGCTGACCGTTGACCTAACTCGTTGACATGACATTGACCATTGATTTTTTGGAAAAAAAGTTTACAGACTCAAAAAATTCATAGATttaaaaaaatccacaaaaaccTCTAAAAAATTCATGAATTTGAGGGAAAAgttgaaaaaaaaatcagaaatcTTCGTGAGTTTCGTAAAATGTTTACACAAAATATCTATTTTCACATATTTGAGGAAAAAGTTCAAAATATCTTAAAATATATACgtgaatttggaaaaagttcaggAATTTAAGAAAAAATGTTGTCAAAACTGAAAATGtttatgaatttgaaaaaaaataaaataataataaaaaggAACAAAAACCTGTCCAGAAAACCGAAAACAGAAGAAAGAATAAAAACAGTCGGAAGCTTCCCAAAACCAGCCCAAGGAAGCTTCTAGAACCTTCACAAAACCGGGAGGGGAGGGAGGTTCCCAGTCGTCTAGTTGGGCCGGTCAATTCCCCACTCGTCATAGTTGGAGCGGAGGGACGTCCATTGAAATATATCGAAGGGGAAAGGGGTTTGCGTCAGTTGCCAAATGATCTATCTTTTTTTAGGCAAACTCGCAAAGCTTTTTATTAAACCGTCATATTTACATGGACGAAGGTAAGGTCTCCTGGGTGGCCTAACCAAATATGACGGCCGGTCCCGAGAGTTAAAGCATGCTTTACTAGTTTGTGGGCCTCGATATTCGAGGTTCTAAACTCATGACTAAAAACACATGGAATAAAATTACTAGAGTGATGTTTGATCTCCTTCACCACTGCTCCATACGCTGATGATGTCCCTCTATGTATGGCTTCAACAGCTAGCTTGCAATCCGATGCCACAGATATTTTTTGATATAGAGATCATCCGCTAGGGCTAGAGCTTCTCTGATTGCGAGGCATTCCAACACCTCCGGCTCGTCGATGTTTGTGAACAACCAAATGGTCTACCATGGCTACGGCACGGAGCAGGAGCTCTCTTCTGGGCCACAGCTCTCGCCCATCAGCCCCCTGCGCACGGGCTAAAAGCCCATCATCAGTATAGATGAAAGAAGGACGGGCTGAAAGAAGGTGGAAAAACAAGCTGGCCTGGCCGCGGCGGAAACGAACACGGAAACTCCCACGTGACGCGCACCGAGTTCGCGTCACCCGCACGCACCGCCCAATAGGCTGGATGGACGGCTCTGTTTTTATCTCctccttttatttatttattattcgGCGCCGAACGTTCCAGAAGGCCGAGGCGCTTCCGGAAGCTACCCCGCGGCCCTACATATACAGCGCCACACGCCCCACCCCGGTCTCGACCTCACGATCCAAGCCAACAACAACCATCAACCCTTCTCCCGTTCCCCAAATCTCTCGACCTCGGAGCAGCCATGACTCATATCCTTCACCGCGAATGAAATCGCCTTCTCTGTTCATCTAATTTTCGTTGATTCTTGTCAAGAATTGGCCGGATTATTACTTTATATCTGTTACCGTGTGCGTGTGTGTTGTGTTTTGGTTGGATCTGTCCGTGTTGTTCCTTGACCTTGCTGGCGGCTGCACGCGGCGACCAGAGGGAGCGGGACCGGCAGCGGGCGCAGGCGCGGAAGCCGGGGACCAAGGGCCGTGACGACGGGCTCACGCCGGAGCAGCGACGAGAGAGGGACGCCAAGGCGCTGCAGGAGAAGACCGCCAAGAAGGCGGCGCAGGCCACGCAGGGGGCCGACGACGCCAAGAAGAAGAACGCCGCCGGCAAGAAATAGTAGTTCGGATCCGTTCTGTCTGTCTCATGAAGTGGAGAGATGTTCTGATGTAGAATTTCTGTGCGATGTGGTTGCGCTCGGCTTGTAGCACAATTCTTTCGGCGCCTCCAGATCAGGCCCCTGTTGTTGATGCGTAATTCGTGGATCTTTAATGCAATGCGATTAATTTGGTCGTTACATCCTCTTTTCATTCGAAATTGTCCGGAATTCCTGACCAGCGTTTTGTAGCTTTTGTCTCACGTTGTCTGATTTGTGCAGTTAGGGCATCTCAACGTGGTCTAATCCGAAAGTATTTTGGGATCTGAGGCTGCAAGGCTTTTGTAAGTATCAAATACAGTGAGTACTCACCTACCGCCGAGCGCATCCGCGGTAGGGGTACACAAGCTACCGCTAGCCAGTAGTGAAATGGTCAAATCCTAAAATACTTCTGGATAGACTCCTTTATTTGCTGCTTcgaaagcagctatgtactctgttTCACATGTAGATTCTGTCACGACGCTTTGTTTAAaattgcaccaactgacagctccactgttaaatataaacacgtattcggtttgcgatttagaatcgtccggatcagtgtcaaagcttgcatctacgtaaccatttacgataaGCTTTTTGTCACCTctatatacgagaaacatatcattagtccttttcaggtacttcaggatgttcttaaccactgtccagtgatccactcctgaattactttggtacctccttgctagacttatagtaaagcacacatcaggtctggtacacaacattgcatacatgatagagcctatggctgaagtatagggaacatctttcattttctctctatcttctgcggtggtcggacattgagtcttactcaacttcacaccttgtaacacaggcaagaaccctttctttgcttgatccattttgaactttttcaaaactttatcaaggtatgtgctttgtgaaaatccaattaagcgtcttgatctatttttATAGAttttaatgcccaatatgtaagcagcttcaccaaggtccttcattgaagaactcttattcaagtatccttttatgctatccagaaattctatatcatttccaatcagtaatatgttatccacatataatatcagaaatgctacagagctcccactcactttcttgtaaatacagacttctccaaaactctgtacaaaaccaaatgctttgatcacactatcaaagcgtttattccaactccgagaggcttgcatcagtccataaatggatcgctggagcttgcacactttgttagctccctttggatcgacaaaacattccggttgcatcatatacaactcttttttcagaaatccattcaggaatgcagttttgacatccatctgccaaatttcataatcataaaatacggcaatcgctaacatgattcagacagacttaaacatcgctacgggtgagaaggtctcatcgtagtcaatcctttgaacttgtcgaaaaccttttgcaacaagtcgagctttgtagacagtaacattaccgtcagcgtcagtcttcttcttgaagatccatttattctcaattgcttacCGATCAACggacaagtcaaccaaagtccatactttgttctcatacatggatcccatctcagatttcatggcttctagccattttgcggaatctgggctcactatcgcttcttcatagtttgtaggttcatcatgatctagtagcataacttccagaacatgattaccgtaccactctggtgcggatcttactctggttgatctacgaggttcggtagtaacttgatctgaagtttcatgatcattatcattagcttcctcactaattggtataggtgtcacagaaaccggtttctgtgatgtactactttccaataagggagcaggtacagttacctcatcaagttctactttcctcccactcacttctttcgagagaaactccttctctagaaaggatccattcttagcaaggaatgccttgccttcggatctgtgatagaaggtgtacccaatagtcttctttgggtatcctatgaagacacatttcttcaatttgggttcgagcttatcaggttgaacctttttcacataagcatcacagccccaaactttcagaaacgacaactttggtttcttaccaaaccacagttcataaggtgtcgtctcaacggatttcgatggtgccctatttaacgtgaatgcagccgtctctaaagcataatcccaaaacaatagcggtaaatcagtaagagacatcatagatcgcaccatatctaataaagtacgattacgacgttcggacacaccattacgctgtggtgttccgggtgtcatgagttgcgaaattattccgcattgtttcaaatgtagaccaaactcgtaactcaaatattctcctccacgatcagatcgtagaaactttattttcttgttacgatgattttcaacttcactctgaaattctttgaacttttcaaatgtttcagacttatgttttattaagtagatatacccatatctgcttaaatcatctgtgaaggtgagaaaataacgatatccgccatgagcctcaacattcatcggtccacatacatctgtatgtatgatttccaacaaatgtgttgctctctccatagtaccgaagaacggcgttttagtcatctttccatGAGGCACGGTtagcaagtaccaagtgattcataatcaagtgattccaa
Coding sequences within it:
- the LOC125517605 gene encoding small EDRK-rich factor 2-like — its product is MTRGDQRERDRQRAQARKPGTKGRDDGLTPEQRRERDAKALQEKTAKKAAQATQGADDAKKKNAAGKK